A single window of Chitinophaga sp. XS-30 DNA harbors:
- a CDS encoding helix-turn-helix transcriptional regulator, whose amino-acid sequence MEGKVFNRIKAVLAEQQRTNNWLAETLGVSRITVSKWCTNRMQPSIETLFLIAEALNVEARELLVRRQGGDS is encoded by the coding sequence ATGGAAGGAAAAGTTTTCAACCGGATAAAAGCGGTATTGGCAGAGCAGCAGCGGACGAATAACTGGCTGGCGGAAACGTTGGGGGTTAGCCGGATCACCGTGTCCAAATGGTGTACGAACCGGATGCAACCTTCGATTGAGACGTTGTTTTTGATTGCGGAGGCGTTGAATGTGGAAGCGAGGGAGTTGTTGGTGCGGAGGCAGGGTGGTGATAGTTGA
- the hxsC gene encoding His-Xaa-Ser system radical SAM maturase HxsC has translation MILKTKGKPWRIDEPIIGRVAFDAADDAEILIVQDIVPDDLRRYKAILTSHDIDTSIDKAAVYAIPGFGHLSAGDIVVVNSDGVINTQYRIDSTHNFLLFTERCNSNCLMCSQPPRDKDDTGYFYNIYSQVIPLIPKECAELGITGGEPTLLGGLFFKLLEQIQHQLPDTEVHCLTNGRSFAWDGFAKRLGDMSFKRLMLGIPLYSDFNLLHDYVVQGDGAFEQTVQGLYNLAKYDVRIELRIVLHKPTISRLNKLSKFIYKNLPFVEHVAFMGLENQGYTPHNFDKLWIDPVEYGDDLAEAMMYLSDHGMNVSLYNSQLCVTPEEIWQFSRRSISDWKNIYLDKCEGCTVSEECGGFFSSNLVKHSLGIRALR, from the coding sequence ATGATATTAAAAACAAAAGGGAAGCCCTGGAGGATTGATGAGCCTATCATCGGGAGAGTGGCATTTGATGCTGCCGATGATGCGGAGATACTAATCGTTCAGGATATTGTTCCTGACGATCTAAGGCGTTATAAAGCGATACTGACCAGTCATGATATTGATACATCTATTGATAAAGCGGCAGTATATGCAATACCGGGTTTTGGTCATCTTTCAGCTGGGGATATTGTAGTGGTAAATTCCGATGGAGTAATTAATACACAATACAGGATCGATTCGACTCATAATTTCTTGTTATTTACGGAAAGATGCAATAGCAATTGCCTGATGTGCTCTCAGCCACCGAGGGATAAGGACGATACGGGTTACTTCTATAATATCTACTCGCAGGTCATACCACTTATTCCCAAAGAATGTGCTGAATTGGGCATTACAGGCGGAGAGCCAACCTTATTGGGGGGACTTTTTTTCAAACTGCTGGAGCAGATTCAACACCAATTGCCGGATACGGAAGTTCATTGCCTGACGAACGGACGATCTTTTGCATGGGATGGTTTTGCGAAGAGGCTTGGTGACATGTCATTTAAGCGCCTGATGTTAGGAATTCCTCTTTATTCTGATTTTAATTTGTTGCATGATTATGTTGTACAGGGAGATGGAGCTTTTGAGCAGACGGTGCAAGGGCTATACAACCTGGCAAAGTATGATGTCCGGATCGAGTTACGGATCGTATTGCATAAGCCGACTATCTCCCGACTGAATAAACTTTCGAAGTTCATATACAAGAATTTGCCTTTTGTTGAACATGTTGCGTTTATGGGACTGGAGAATCAGGGTTATACACCTCATAACTTTGACAAGTTGTGGATTGATCCGGTTGAGTATGGCGATGATCTGGCGGAGGCAATGATGTACTTGTCCGATCATGGAATGAATGTTTCCTTATATAATTCACAGTTATGTGTAACGCCGGAGGAAATTTGGCAGTTCTCCCGAAGGTCAATATCAGACTGGAAGAATATTTATCTCGATAAATGCGAGGGTTGTACTGTCAGTGAAGAATGTGGCGGTTTTTTTAGCTCTAACCTTGTAAAACATAGTTTGGGTATAAGGGCATTGAGATAG
- a CDS encoding RNA polymerase sigma factor, translated as MSHSPDAQLVQRLKDGDLTAFDALFVKYYKMLCVNAYWFLQNDQEAKDLVQTFFMDIWDRKLYLRFNESDIKGYLHMAVKNRCLNLLKQQKMQDVHHEAFTHLQQQDAEAPDYYNRLHTSMKDLSGHKRMAVQMVYIQGKRYQEAAEEMGISINSLKTHLKRGLQFLRHAVHKIKE; from the coding sequence ATGAGTCATTCTCCCGATGCACAACTGGTGCAGCGTCTCAAGGATGGTGATTTGACCGCATTCGATGCGCTCTTCGTAAAGTATTATAAAATGCTTTGCGTGAACGCGTATTGGTTCCTGCAAAACGACCAGGAGGCCAAAGATCTTGTGCAGACCTTCTTCATGGATATCTGGGACAGAAAACTCTACCTCCGGTTCAATGAAAGCGATATCAAAGGATACCTGCACATGGCCGTGAAGAACCGATGCCTCAACCTGCTGAAACAGCAGAAAATGCAGGACGTGCATCACGAGGCCTTCACCCACCTGCAGCAGCAGGACGCGGAGGCGCCGGATTATTACAACCGCCTTCATACCTCCATGAAGGACCTCTCCGGCCACAAAAGAATGGCCGTACAGATGGTGTACATACAAGGCAAAAGATACCAGGAAGCAGCGGAGGAAATGGGCATCAGCATCAATTCGTTAAAGACCCACCTGAAACGGGGATTGCAGTTTTTGCGGCATGCAGTGCATAAAATAAAAGAGTAA